From Desulfonatronum thiosulfatophilum:
AGCGGAGGAGTGGTTACGATCTGGGAAAAAGTTCCGTCAGGCGCCACAGAAGTGTTGCAAAAGCTGTATCCCCTGCGCGAGTTGTTCGTTAGCTGCCAATCGCTTCGTGTAACTCCAGTACCGTCACTACTTGTTATCTGAACCTCAACCAGACCGGAGTTAAAGGAACGTACTACGCCGAGCATTCGAGCAGACTGCGGAAGAGCTTGGCTCTCGATGATCAATTGGTCGCCGATTTGAACCTGTGAAGAATTGTTCCATCCCGTAGCAAAAGTTCTGCGATCCGTTGTATCGTTACGAGAACCAGCAGGGATGGTAATAGATGTCACACTTGTCGTGGTTGTGTACGAAGAAGACGAGAACGGCGTCAGCTGTGGGAGGTCGAATCCGTCATAATACCGTACCCAGCTGTGCGCGTCATTGGGAAGATATGTTCGTTCAAGAACGGTAGTCGTGACGGTGTCCGTGGAGCGGGATCCGCCATAGAGGATCTTGCGGATTACGTCGATACGAGCCATGGATATATAGTTTAAGAAATTTCCACTCCAATTTCCGGCACAGTATTTATCTGCCGTGATGGATTTCGGCTGGAACATACCTTGTGTGGCATCGTAATCATAACATTTCTTTGAATCAAAATAACCGTAATAATCTATTGCATGATTGTATGTTCTTTCCGCTGCTCCATTTCCTGTCAAATCTGCATAGTCAGGATAAGCCTCGAAGTAGAGCTGGTGATCGTTGGACATCGTCAGCATAACCTGCGGGATCACTGCCTGGCTAACAAAAAGAGGTACTTGAGAGATATTCAAGGCATGCCCAGGCGAGGACACCAAGAGAATGCTAAAAAGCAGATTCAGAATGAGATACAGTTTGAGCTTGGTGATGAAATTGAAGAAGTGAGTTATCATATTCTTTCTCCTCAAAGGCGATCTACCTTCACCTGAAACATTTTGGACAGTGCCTGTGAGACTAACGTTTATACGTTACCTGCAGAATGACTTCCGCATTAGAAGAGCCGCCAACGGCAAAGGAGGTAATGCGGTAAATACCGGCTTCAGGGATTGGTTCATCCGCCGCCAGGCTTCCGAGAGGCTGGGCCACAGGGGGTAACTCTTCAATTATATAGCGCGGAAGTTGCTTCACGTTGTCGATCAAAAATTCGTACTCCCATGAAAAAGAGCTACCTGGAGCCCAGACAACTGGATCAGTCCATAAGGATATGTTTGGCTTGTACAGGCCGTTTGTCCCGTCAAATGGATCAAGAACAGCGCCTTGGAGATAGGATTCAGCTTCCCGCAAGGCAGCCTCTGCGGCCTGAAATGCAAGATCTTTGTCGCGCATATTGCCCGCCATTCTTTCCTGTAACGAAGTCGTCTGCATTCCAGCTACAGCCATAAGGGTTAGAACCAGAAGCATGACTAGAGAAATAACCAGAGCGGAGCCGGTCTGAGAATCAATTTCTTGATTGTGAGGGATTAACGAATTACACATATTCTCTATCTATTTCAACCTGTTACGAAGCCCAATCGTTGTCGTGAAAACACGTCTTAAACGCATGTCATTTGCGGGCCCAATCATTGTACCAAGTACGTTATATACAGCTGTGTCAGAATCCACACCACGTATTTCATCAACAGTACTCATCAATAGACCAATTTGGACACTTCGAACGCTATTCCAATCCCCAACGTCTGAAGCTGTAACATAATTATCTATATTGAAATTTCCGTTATAATCTATTCCATACAATACCTGCATGGATTCAACTCCTTCCACCAATTCTTGAGCCGGTTCACTTCCTCTTTTCCTATAGAGACTTGAAGTCCCAGATGAATTTAAATTAATAAAATATGTAAATGTTGCGATCCAATAAAAAGATCCTGAATTAAAACTTTTACCAAGATTACTTGTTTCATTTTCAGGATCAGCTTTTCCGTAGCTTGTGTTAATAGTCCCAGTATTATGGGTAATTGAGTGGGATTGCGGATTACTTGAAACTTGAAAAATAGCCGCTGCTTCACAATCTGAAACAAGTATAATATCAGCAACTTTAAAAGGATGATTTTGTACAGTATGTATTGTTGCTGCAGTATGTTTTTTACTTGGATCTTTAGTTACCGAAACGCCATCATCATATGCTGTCCGTATGGTGAGAATATCACTTCCAGCAAGAATATTGTTCACCTTAATTTTATTTATTACATCCAGCTTGGGAATTGCAGAGTTTGAGTCATTGGACCATGTTCCTTCTCTAATTTCAACTGGATATTGCAAACTATCATCAGCATCGTAACCATAAAGTGACTCTTTAAAATTATACATATAGCTTTCTTTATCTTTCAAAACATTCTTGATCTGTTGTACGTCAGATACGCACCCAATATATCCTGCCATTCGTATGTCACGAATTAGAAAATCCATTGCAAACCTGCCATTTTCCTGAAGACGCGACACTCCTTCCTGCATGCGATAAGTCAGGGAATTGCTCAGAAATATCTGATAGACACCGCCGAGGACGATCATCAGAATGACCATGGTTACCAGGGCCTCGACAATGGACAGGCCAGACTGGCTTTGATTAACGCTTCGCATGCTTCTAACCTTCATAGTTCGGACTGTGTCCAGAATTCCTGCCACTGCGCGTCATCCTCCCTGGACTCTCTCCACTTAATCGTGATCAGGACCACCGTATCGTCGATCATTTCAATAGCACCGTCTCCGGGGCCGGGAAAAACGGCCAGGGTTTCTTTCCATTGTTCCAGATCAAATTTGACGGCAGAAGGCAGATTTGCTGCAGGTTCTTCCTCGAAATCGACCACATAACGTCCGTTGAGCGCATAGGTCCGGTTGGCCCGCATCCGATCCAGAATATCGTAGGCCTGCAACGTCGCCTGTGAACGTAGATATGCATCATTATTCTGCCGC
This genomic window contains:
- a CDS encoding pilus assembly PilX family protein codes for the protein MCNSLIPHNQEIDSQTGSALVISLVMLLVLTLMAVAGMQTTSLQERMAGNMRDKDLAFQAAEAALREAESYLQGAVLDPFDGTNGLYKPNISLWTDPVVWAPGSSFSWEYEFLIDNVKQLPRYIIEELPPVAQPLGSLAADEPIPEAGIYRITSFAVGGSSNAEVILQVTYKR
- a CDS encoding PilW family protein — translated: MAGILDTVRTMKVRSMRSVNQSQSGLSIVEALVTMVILMIVLGGVYQIFLSNSLTYRMQEGVSRLQENGRFAMDFLIRDIRMAGYIGCVSDVQQIKNVLKDKESYMYNFKESLYGYDADDSLQYPVEIREGTWSNDSNSAIPKLDVINKIKVNNILAGSDILTIRTAYDDGVSVTKDPSKKHTAATIHTVQNHPFKVADIILVSDCEAAAIFQVSSNPQSHSITHNTGTINTSYGKADPENETSNLGKSFNSGSFYWIATFTYFINLNSSGTSSLYRKRGSEPAQELVEGVESMQVLYGIDYNGNFNIDNYVTASDVGDWNSVRSVQIGLLMSTVDEIRGVDSDTAVYNVLGTMIGPANDMRLRRVFTTTIGLRNRLK
- the pilV gene encoding type IV pilus modification protein PilV — protein: MLKCIAVLSPTNVTLDKRPAAGFTLLEVLVGLIILAIGLLGLAGMQMVSLRQNNDAYLRSQATLQAYDILDRMRANRTYALNGRYVVDFEEEPAANLPSAVKFDLEQWKETLAVFPGPGDGAIEMIDDTVVLITIKWRESREDDAQWQEFWTQSEL